Proteins from a genomic interval of Chanodichthys erythropterus isolate Z2021 chromosome 8, ASM2448905v1, whole genome shotgun sequence:
- the LOC137024934 gene encoding gastrula zinc finger protein XlCGF57.1-like, with amino-acid sequence MEFIKEESEDIKMEFIKEESEDMRIEATFTVKQEETEEQTDLMALKEENEALNEMEERDQFNNHHDFITGGKSFSHSQIENTSSRQIAQKAGTGIHFICQQCGKSFSTTGNLKFHMKFHSREKHYTCSLCEKSFNHEEDFQDHIKIHIIETSLTCQQCGKSFKRKQNRDRHMNIHSGEKPYTCLQCRKSFIQKGHFEDHIRIHTGEKPFACQQCGKSFRLKNVLDRHMNIHTRENPYTCLQCGKSFNRKDHFQDHIRIHTGEKPFTCQQCGKSFRQKRNHARHMIIHSGEKPYTCLQCGKSFRQKGHFEDHKRIHTRVKPFL; translated from the exons atggagtttattaaagaggagagtgaagacataaagatggagtttattaaagaggagagcgAAGACATGAGGATTGAAGCAACATTCACAGTGAAACAAgaagaaactgaggaacaaacag ACCTGATGGCACTGAAAGAGGAGAATGAAGCACTAAATGAAATGGAAGAGAGAGATCAATTTAACAATCATCATGATTTCATTACTGGAGGAAAATCTTTTAGTCACTCACAGATTGAAAACACTTCCTCAAGACAAATAGCTCAAAAGGCTGGTACTGGAATTCATTTtatctgccaacagtgtggaaagagtttcagtacAACAGGAAACCTTAAATTCCACATGAAGTTTCACAGTAGAGAGAAGCATTACACCTGCTCTCTGTGTGAAAAGAGTTTCAATCATGAAGAAGACTTTCAAGACCACATAAAAATTCACATTATAGAGACGTCACTCACctgtcaacagtgtggaaaaagtttcaaacGAAAACAGAACCGTGACAGGCATATGAACATTCACTCTGGAGAGAAGCCCTACACATGCCTTCAGTGTAGAAAGAGTTTCATTCAGAAAGGACACTTTGAAGACCACataagaattcacactggagagaagccgtttgcctgccaacagtgtggaaaaagtttcagaCTAAAAAATGTCCTTGACAGGCACATGAATATTCACACAAGAGAGAACCCCTACACATgccttcagtgtggaaagagtttcaatcgTAAAGATCACTTTCAAGACCACataagaattcacactggagagaagccgtttacctgccaacagtgtggaaaaagtttcagaCAAAAAAGGAACCATGCCAGGCACATGATTATTCACTCTGGAGAAAAACCCTACACATgccttcagtgtggaaagagtttccgACAGAAAGGACACTTTGAAGACCATAAAAGAATTCACACTAGAGTTAAGCCATTCCTCTGA